A section of the Phaseolus vulgaris cultivar G19833 chromosome 8, P. vulgaris v2.0, whole genome shotgun sequence genome encodes:
- the LOC137826494 gene encoding ABC transporter G family member 26-like: MENEREEEIEDMSMSPPSLGSMQFAGSNGFGHSMEFMSQAYLPNMYTEIDIKIEDSNFNQDPPFPIYLKFEDVEYKVRGSQVASTNPVKSVMSKVATQHTMEEDRYKKILKGMTGSIGPGEILALMGPSGSGKTTLLRVVGGRLVDNVKGKITYNDVRFNPAVKRRIGFVTQEDVLFPQLTVEETLIFSAFLRLPSNMSEQQKYARVETTIKDLGLERCRHTKIGGGYLKSISGGERKRTSIGYEILVDPSLLLLDEPTSGLDSTAANRLLVTLQGLAKGGRTIITTIHQPSSRIFHMFDKLLLISEGYPIYYGKAKDAMQYFSSLRFTPEIPMNPAEFMLDLATGQVNNISFPQDVFKEQDSADSSKSVIEYLQLKYKETLEPKEKDENHGAANTPEHLQLAIQVKKDWTVSWLDQFFILYKRTFRARCKDYFDKLRLVQALGIALLLGLLWWKSSTNTEAQVRDQVGLMFYICIFWTSSCIFGAVYVFPFEKIYLVKERKADMYRLSVYYVSSTLCDMVAHVFYPTFFMLILYFMAGFKRTAACFFLTLFAVLLIAITSQGAGELFGAAVMSIQRAGIVASLVLMLFLLTGGYYVQHVPKVMQWLKYLSFVYYGFRLLLKVQYSGEELYECESKRGCRTLQSSPTFDTVNLEGGLTEAWVLIAMALCFRVFAYFCLRRRIDVRN; the protein is encoded by the exons TTTGAAGATGTAGAGTATAAGGTGAGAGGTAGCCAAGTGGCTTCCACTAATCCTGTGAAGTCAGTGATGTCAAAAGTTGCCACACAACACACCATGGAAGAAGATAGATACAAGAAAATTTTGAAGGGTATGACAGGAAGCATTGGCCCTGGTGAAATTCTTGCTTTGATGGGTCCTTCTGGTAGTGGAAAGACAACCTTGTTGAGAGTTGTAGGGGGAAGATTGGTAGACAATGTAAAGGGAAAGATAACTTACAATGATGTTCGATTTAATCCTGCTGTCAAAAGGAG GATTGGCTTTGTTACACAAGAGGATGTGCTTTTCCCACAACTTACAGTAGAGGAAACATTAATCTTCTCAGCATTCTTAAGGTTACCAAGCAATATGAGCGAGCAACAAAAATATGCAAGAGTGGAGACCACTATCAAGGACCTAGGCCTTGAAAG ATGTCGCCACACAAAAATAGGTGGAGGATATCTCAAAAGCATCTCTGGAGGAGAAAGGAAGAGAACCAGCATAGGCTATGAAATCCTTGTTGATCCTTCACTGCTTCTACTTGATGAACCAACTTCAGGCCTTGATTCCACAGCAGCTAACAGACTCCTTGTCACTCTTCAAGGACTTGCCAAG GGTGGAAGAACCATAATCACAACAATTCACCAGCCATCCAGCAGAATCTTTCACATGTTTGACAAACTTCTTCTTATATCAGAAGGATACCCCATTTACTATGGGAAGGCGAAGGACGCAATGCAGTACTTTTCATCGTTGAGGTTCACCCCAGAAATACCAATGAATCCTGCAGAATTCATGCTTGACTTGGCAACTGGACAAGTGAATAACATAAGCTTTCCACAAGATGTTTTCAAAGAACAAGATTCTGCTGACAGTTCAAAATCTGTTATTGAA TATCTACAACTCAAGTATAAAGAAACACTGGAACCAAAAGAAAAAGATGAGAATCATGGAGCAGCAAACACACCAGAACATCTTCAGCTAGCCATTCAGGTTAAAAAGGACTGGACAGTGAGTTGGTTGGACCAATTCTTCATTCTTTACAAGAGAACATTCAGAGCAAGATGCAAGGACTATTTTGATAAATTAAGATTAGTTCAAGCACTTGGCATTGCTCTTCTGTTGGGCCTACTTTGGTGGAAATCTTCAACCAATACAGAGGCTCAAGTTAGAGATCAG GTTGGTTTAATGTTCTATATCTGTATATTCTGGacatcttcatgtatttttggaGCAGTCTATGTCTTTCCTTTTGAGAAGATCTACTTGGTGAAAGAAAGGAAAGCAGACATGTATAGACTGAGTGTATACTATGTAAGCAGCACTCTGTGTGACATGGTGGCGCATGTTTTTTACCCTACATTTTTCATGCTCATCTTGTACTTCATGGCTGGATTTAAGAGAACCGCTGCATGCTTCTTCCTGACTTTGTTCGCGGTGCTGTTAATAGCTATAACAAGTCAA GGTGCTGGAGAACTATTTGGAGCTGCAGTTATGAGCATTCAAAGAGCAGGGATAGTTGCTTCTTTGGTACTAATGTTGTTCCTTCTCACCGGTGGCTACTATGTCCAG CACGTACCGAAGGTGATGCAGTGGCTGAAGTATTTGTCGTTCGTGTACTATGGGTTCAGACTTCTTCTAAAAGTGCAGTATTCAGGAGAAGAACTCTATGAGTGTGAAAGCAAAAGAGGGTGCAGAACACTGCAGAGTTCACCAACATTTGACACAGTAAACTTGGAAGGAGGCTTAACTGAAGCATGGGTTCTCATAGCCATGGCTCTCTGCTTCCGTGTCTTTGCCTACTTCTGTCTCCGCAGACGAATTGATGTTCGCAATTAG